The following proteins are co-located in the Desulfomicrobium macestii genome:
- the phnE gene encoding phosphonate ABC transporter, permease protein PhnE gives MTSRTWERFTPAQRLARFAIYLAAVTALVVSMRTVQIVPEFLYDAPTQMADMFARMWPPDVAHYREGVHQALVESMHIAGMGTILALVMSLPVALLAASNITPIPALNWLARLILVSSRSVNTLVWAILFVAVFGPGALAGTIAIGFRSIGFCGKLLGEALEECNKGPVEALKAAGAPWPSIFLKAYWPQVSPAFWGITLFRWDINVRESAVIGLVGAGGIGMALDTAIALFRWNQVALILLCIFAVVIVAEIVVTKIRQKII, from the coding sequence ATGACTAGTCGCACCTGGGAGCGTTTCACTCCCGCTCAAAGACTGGCCCGGTTTGCGATCTATCTGGCCGCGGTCACCGCCCTGGTCGTTTCGATGCGCACGGTGCAGATCGTTCCGGAATTCCTGTACGATGCCCCGACCCAGATGGCGGACATGTTCGCACGCATGTGGCCGCCGGATGTCGCTCACTATCGCGAAGGCGTGCACCAGGCCCTGGTCGAGAGTATGCACATCGCGGGCATGGGCACCATTCTGGCGCTGGTCATGTCGCTGCCGGTGGCGCTGCTGGCCGCCAGCAACATCACCCCGATCCCGGCCCTGAACTGGCTGGCACGGCTGATCCTTGTCTCTTCGCGTTCGGTGAACACCCTTGTCTGGGCGATCCTGTTCGTGGCCGTTTTCGGCCCCGGCGCCCTGGCCGGGACCATCGCCATCGGATTTCGCTCCATCGGTTTTTGCGGCAAGCTCCTGGGCGAGGCCCTGGAGGAATGCAACAAGGGGCCGGTGGAAGCATTGAAGGCGGCGGGGGCCCCCTGGCCGAGCATCTTCCTCAAGGCTTACTGGCCCCAGGTTTCACCGGCCTTCTGGGGGATCACCCTGTTTCGGTGGGATATCAACGTGCGCGAGTCGGCGGTTATCGGACTGGTCGGCGCGGGCGGGATAGGCATGGCGCTGGACACGGCCATCGCCCTTTTTCGCTGGAATCAGGTCGCGCTCATCCTGCTGTGCATCTTTGCCGTGGTCATCGTGGCCGAGATCGTGGTCACGAAGATCAGGCAGAAAATCATCTAG
- a CDS encoding ferritin-like domain-containing protein has translation MAGIFKATDILLAAQEVETRGEVFYNRLVETTTEPKLKDLFSFLAKEETKHREIFAKLYERVGEVELPAWAEEDEYVDYLKYLLDSHTLFRLGDVNHLKTFMGSPEEAIETAMGFEKDTIMFFLEMREFVPEGDRKHVQACIDEERTHLRLLAGMLRK, from the coding sequence ATGGCTGGAATATTCAAGGCAACGGACATTCTCCTGGCCGCCCAGGAAGTCGAAACCCGCGGCGAAGTCTTCTACAATCGTCTGGTCGAGACCACCACCGAGCCCAAACTCAAGGATCTGTTCTCCTTTCTTGCAAAGGAGGAGACAAAACACCGTGAGATCTTCGCCAAGCTCTATGAGCGGGTGGGGGAAGTGGAGCTCCCGGCCTGGGCCGAGGAGGACGAGTATGTGGACTACCTCAAGTATCTGCTCGATTCACACACTCTTTTCCGTCTGGGCGACGTGAATCATCTCAAAACCTTCATGGGTTCTCCCGAGGAGGCCATCGAAACGGCCATGGGATTCGAGAAGGACACGATCATGTTCTTCCTCGAAATGCGCGAATTCGTGCCCGAAGGGGACAGAAAGCACGTGCAGGCCTGCATCGACGAGGAGCGCACTCACCTGCGCCTTTTGGCGGGCATGCTGCGTAAATAG
- the phnD gene encoding phosphate/phosphite/phosphonate ABC transporter substrate-binding protein produces MKKGFLGFLAAVMILAVAVPGFADECTYRGILDKMYCDNDKDLVADNALPGECKDPSTLVFTYTPVEDPAVYQDLFADFQAHIKKITGKDVIYYTVHSNSAQVEAMRSGRLHIAGYSTGPTGFAVNLAGYVPIAVKGDAEAFQGYNLIVIVKKDSPIQTMADLKGKKVAHTSPSSNSGNLAPRALFPAQGIVPDEDYTVVYSGKHDQSVLGVVHGDYDAAPVASDVYERMLRAGRVDEGAVRIIYTSPRFPTSSFGYSSQLCPDLVEKIKEAFYTYRYTDEMKKAFDGADRFFPISYQKDWAVIRDIAEATGASYNEEGLKAMIAKEKADAEKKAKKQ; encoded by the coding sequence ATGAAGAAGGGTTTCTTGGGCTTTCTGGCCGCGGTGATGATCCTGGCCGTCGCCGTTCCCGGATTCGCGGATGAATGTACCTACCGCGGAATTCTGGACAAAATGTATTGCGACAACGACAAGGATCTGGTCGCCGACAACGCGCTCCCCGGCGAATGCAAAGATCCTTCCACCCTGGTTTTCACCTATACCCCGGTTGAAGATCCCGCCGTATATCAGGATCTGTTTGCCGATTTTCAGGCCCACATCAAGAAGATCACGGGCAAGGACGTCATTTACTACACCGTGCACTCCAACTCGGCCCAGGTAGAGGCCATGCGCTCCGGCCGCCTGCATATCGCTGGCTATTCCACCGGGCCCACCGGCTTCGCCGTGAACCTGGCCGGTTACGTGCCCATCGCCGTCAAGGGTGATGCCGAGGCGTTCCAGGGCTACAACCTGATCGTGATCGTCAAGAAGGACAGCCCCATTCAGACCATGGCCGATCTCAAGGGCAAGAAGGTCGCGCACACTTCTCCCTCGTCCAACTCTGGCAACCTGGCACCCCGCGCGCTTTTCCCGGCCCAGGGAATCGTGCCTGACGAAGACTACACCGTCGTCTACTCCGGCAAGCACGACCAGTCCGTCCTGGGCGTCGTTCACGGCGACTACGATGCCGCCCCTGTGGCCTCGGACGTGTACGAGCGCATGCTGCGCGCCGGTCGCGTGGATGAAGGCGCCGTGCGCATCATCTACACCAGCCCCCGTTTCCCCACGTCATCCTTCGGCTACTCCAGCCAGCTCTGCCCGGATCTGGTCGAGAAGATCAAGGAAGCGTTCTACACCTATCGCTACACCGACGAGATGAAGAAGGCCTTTGACGGCGCGGATCGTTTCTTCCCCATCAGCTACCAGAAGGATTGGGCGGTCATTCGCGATATCGCAGAGGCCACCGGCGCGAGCTACAACGAGGAAGGCCTCAAGGCCATGATCGCCAAGGAAAAGGCGGACGCGGAAAAGAAAGCCAAGAAGCAGTAA
- the ribB gene encoding 3,4-dihydroxy-2-butanone-4-phosphate synthase: MNQFSESFENTPPRIRVERALAALQQGRGVLVTDNENRENEGDLIFAAQSLTTAQMAMLIRECSGIVCLCLPEDKVRALDLAPMVSNNSSRYQTAFTVSIEAAQGVTTGVSAADRVRTVQAAIADDARPGDLHRPGHIFPLRACPGGVLEREGHTEATVDLMRLAGLKPCGVLCEVTNEDGTMARMPEIQEFGRRHELPVVTIDDIKEYIQASAQAAS, encoded by the coding sequence GTGAATCAGTTTTCAGAAAGTTTTGAAAACACCCCTCCCCGCATCCGGGTCGAACGCGCCCTTGCGGCCTTGCAACAAGGGCGGGGGGTGCTGGTCACCGACAACGAAAACCGCGAAAACGAAGGCGATCTGATCTTCGCCGCCCAGTCCCTGACCACGGCCCAGATGGCCATGCTCATCCGCGAATGCAGCGGCATCGTCTGCCTGTGCCTGCCCGAGGACAAAGTCCGCGCCCTGGACCTGGCGCCCATGGTCAGCAACAATTCCAGCCGTTACCAGACTGCCTTCACCGTCTCCATCGAAGCCGCCCAGGGGGTGACCACGGGAGTGTCCGCCGCCGATCGCGTGCGCACGGTGCAGGCCGCCATCGCCGACGATGCCCGCCCCGGGGATCTGCATCGTCCCGGCCACATCTTCCCGCTTCGCGCCTGTCCGGGCGGGGTTCTGGAACGCGAAGGCCACACCGAAGCCACCGTGGACCTCATGCGCCTGGCCGGACTCAAGCCCTGCGGCGTACTGTGCGAAGTCACCAACGAAGACGGCACCATGGCCCGCATGCCCGAAATCCAGGAGTTCGGAAGACGCCACGAGCTCCCCGTGGTGACCATCGACGACATCAAGGAATACATCCAGGCCTCGGCACAGGCCGCAAGCTAG
- a CDS encoding nuclease-related domain-containing protein, with product MAHIHGKAVQSGNTRASARHKDILLRLILPLLLVLIPAGAGLYAFGHNQPWITAIFAVFFIAATLRFEELGLAFSHHFSHSQTNSQASRIVSKALRQLPSEYHVFHDLHFEGNQLDHAVIGPNGLFLIRTRSHLGNVTASGESLRLNGWPFMLDMLTQCWNLTQKLTRHMDLQYAGGVHPCPVLCFSRASVGIAGPVRGALVVEAGNLVQAILAHDDALPADRMYVLIDKLTGLVSADTGAEPDDEDELQADRTPRGLLKSNLPVCAGCRHQPSAEEFGLFPGECPKCGRLYSVTHEESEARPGPKPLKVLWKPSLLQLGITFLLIAGCTGYVAHRQGLLGLEQLFIQSRQTADTEPAASDALSPAAENGSSPVVVAEQTAGADNETSTPPQADIMTPDPRPGTGMTQNEPASPVYSQSGDNIAPSLPEQALGVNASCATVAQALPNATSEDAQALPSAASAEAQALPKATSKNTDAPSIDTVQGSPAPAATLPKPKAETAQAPPRNPDESFDKGRLVVTSSRPLVLWFRNQQTCKDFGPFEIKAKRVKDIVLPKGFYSVVYLENGKRRHTTMSFLSDQGQLDF from the coding sequence ATGGCACATATTCACGGTAAAGCGGTTCAAAGCGGCAATACCCGGGCCTCTGCCCGCCATAAGGACATTCTGCTGCGCCTCATCCTGCCCCTGCTTCTCGTTCTGATACCGGCTGGGGCAGGCCTGTATGCATTCGGGCATAACCAGCCGTGGATCACCGCCATCTTCGCCGTCTTCTTCATCGCGGCCACTCTGCGCTTCGAAGAGCTCGGCCTCGCCTTCTCGCATCATTTCTCGCATTCGCAGACAAACTCCCAGGCCTCACGGATCGTGAGCAAGGCCTTGCGGCAGCTCCCAAGCGAATACCATGTCTTTCATGATCTGCATTTCGAAGGCAACCAGCTCGATCACGCCGTGATAGGCCCAAACGGGCTCTTCCTGATCAGAACCAGAAGCCATCTCGGAAATGTCACGGCCTCGGGCGAATCCCTGCGCCTGAACGGATGGCCGTTCATGCTGGACATGCTGACCCAGTGCTGGAACCTGACCCAAAAACTGACCCGGCACATGGATCTGCAGTACGCAGGCGGCGTGCACCCCTGCCCGGTACTGTGTTTCAGCCGGGCCAGCGTCGGCATTGCGGGCCCGGTGCGCGGCGCGCTGGTTGTCGAGGCCGGGAATCTGGTCCAGGCCATCCTGGCTCACGATGACGCCCTGCCTGCGGACAGGATGTATGTTCTGATCGATAAACTCACCGGGCTGGTGAGCGCCGACACAGGAGCTGAACCCGACGACGAGGACGAGCTCCAGGCCGACCGGACACCTCGGGGCTTACTCAAATCAAATCTGCCCGTCTGCGCCGGATGCCGCCACCAGCCAAGCGCTGAAGAATTCGGGCTCTTTCCCGGAGAGTGCCCGAAATGCGGTCGCCTCTACTCCGTCACGCACGAGGAATCCGAGGCACGCCCCGGGCCCAAGCCTTTGAAGGTTCTCTGGAAGCCGAGCCTGCTGCAGCTCGGGATAACCTTTTTGCTCATCGCCGGATGCACGGGGTACGTCGCGCACAGGCAGGGCCTGCTCGGCCTGGAGCAATTGTTCATTCAATCGCGGCAAACCGCCGATACCGAGCCTGCGGCGTCCGATGCACTTTCTCCCGCCGCGGAAAACGGGTCCTCCCCCGTCGTCGTGGCGGAGCAAACCGCTGGCGCGGACAATGAGACCAGCACCCCGCCGCAAGCGGACATCATGACGCCCGATCCGCGACCAGGCACCGGCATGACGCAAAACGAGCCGGCATCGCCGGTCTATTCCCAATCCGGCGACAACATCGCGCCATCCCTGCCCGAGCAGGCACTTGGAGTGAACGCAAGCTGCGCGACCGTGGCCCAGGCGCTCCCGAACGCCACTTCGGAAGACGCGCAGGCGCTCCCAAGCGCCGCCTCGGCAGAGGCGCAGGCACTTCCGAAGGCCACTTCGAAGAATACGGATGCGCCTTCCATCGACACTGTCCAAGGCTCTCCAGCGCCCGCCGCGACGCTTCCGAAGCCAAAAGCCGAGACGGCCCAGGCCCCTCCCCGGAACCCTGACGAATCGTTCGACAAGGGCAGACTGGTCGTCACCTCGTCCCGGCCTCTTGTTTTGTGGTTCAGGAACCAGCAGACCTGCAAGGACTTCGGCCCCTTCGAGATCAAGGCCAAACGCGTGAAGGACATCGTCCTGCCCAAGGGCTTCTACAGCGTGGTCTATCTGGAAAACGGCAAACGCAGGCACACGACCATGAGCTTCCTGAGCGACCAGGGACAACTCGATTTCTAG
- the ybaK gene encoding Cys-tRNA(Pro) deacylase, with product MTPAINAAKKAGITFVVREYDHDPSCTSYGLEAAEKLGVDPCQVFKTLVADLGGELVVAVIPVESMLGLKQLAKAAGAKKAAMADRVLVERATGYVLGGVSPLGQKKRLRTFIDISAQDHPVMLVSGGRRGLDIELAPEDLARMTAARFAPLAQ from the coding sequence ATGACCCCCGCCATAAACGCCGCCAAAAAAGCAGGAATCACATTTGTCGTACGAGAATACGACCATGACCCGTCATGCACGTCCTACGGCCTGGAAGCGGCCGAAAAACTCGGCGTCGATCCCTGCCAGGTCTTCAAGACCCTGGTCGCGGATCTGGGCGGGGAGCTGGTGGTGGCCGTCATTCCGGTGGAGAGCATGCTCGGGCTCAAACAATTGGCCAAGGCCGCCGGGGCCAAGAAGGCGGCCATGGCCGACAGGGTCCTCGTGGAGCGCGCCACCGGCTACGTGCTTGGCGGGGTCAGCCCTCTGGGACAGAAAAAGCGGCTGCGCACCTTCATCGACATCTCGGCTCAGGACCACCCCGTCATGCTGGTCAGCGGAGGTCGGCGAGGCCTTGATATCGAACTCGCTCCCGAAGACCTGGCCCGTATGACCGCTGCCCGCTTTGCGCCTCTTGCGCAATAA
- the phnC gene encoding phosphonate ABC transporter ATP-binding protein — MTSSSNNGNGGNASRSLIVKDLVKAYVPGKPVLKNISFEVRGCSTVAIIGPSGTGKSTLLRCINRLIDPTSGTITVAGHEITRLSGKELRLARHHVGMVFQEFNLVERLSVIENVLCGRLGFVPVWRAWLRRFEQHDIDRAFELIDMVGLSEFATERADALSGGQRQRVGIARAVMQNPDVIMADEPTSSLDPKTSVEIMGLLNDFSKAHDIPVLINIHDVNLAKRFADRVIGMSLGSIVFDGPPSELTDDHLKQIYGGEDWLS, encoded by the coding sequence GTGACGTCATCAAGCAATAACGGGAACGGGGGGAATGCCTCCCGTTCCCTGATCGTAAAAGATCTGGTCAAGGCTTACGTTCCGGGCAAGCCGGTTCTCAAAAACATCTCCTTCGAGGTACGGGGCTGTTCCACGGTGGCCATCATCGGCCCCTCCGGGACAGGCAAGAGCACGCTGCTGCGCTGCATCAACCGCCTCATCGACCCGACCAGCGGCACCATCACCGTGGCCGGACACGAAATCACGCGGCTTTCGGGCAAGGAACTGCGCCTGGCCCGGCACCACGTGGGCATGGTCTTTCAGGAATTCAACCTTGTGGAGCGCCTCTCGGTCATCGAGAACGTGCTCTGCGGCAGACTCGGATTCGTGCCGGTCTGGCGGGCCTGGCTGCGCAGATTCGAGCAGCACGACATCGATCGGGCTTTCGAGCTGATCGACATGGTCGGCCTGAGCGAATTCGCCACCGAGCGGGCCGACGCCCTGTCCGGCGGGCAGCGTCAGCGCGTGGGCATCGCCCGGGCCGTGATGCAGAACCCCGACGTGATCATGGCCGACGAGCCCACGTCCTCCCTTGATCCCAAGACATCCGTCGAGATCATGGGGCTTCTGAACGATTTCTCCAAGGCGCACGACATTCCGGTGCTGATCAACATCCATGACGTGAACCTGGCCAAGCGCTTCGCCGACCGGGTCATCGGCATGTCGCTGGGGAGCATCGTGTTCGACGGCCCGCCCTCGGAGCTGACGGACGATCATCTCAAGCAGATCTACGGCGGCGAGGACTGGTTGTCATGA
- the typA gene encoding translational GTPase TypA has protein sequence MPTMQKNDNIRNIAIIAHVDHGKTTLVDVMFRQSGVFRDNQAMDDRVMDSMDLERERGITIAAKNCSVRWKGVKINIVDTPGHADFGGEVERALSMVDGAVLLVDSSEGPLPQTRFVLKKALDASLPILVVVNKIDRADARPQEVLDEVYDLFIDLGADEDQLEFPVLYAIGRDGVASPVLDEPGKDLSCLFDLILEHIPGPRFDPAAPFQMLVSDLGYSDYLGRLVIGKIKAGLLQDKADLLCMGENDQLAFRPTKVQAYEGMQLKDQAAVEMGDIVVMAGLNKVSIGDTICLKESPVRLKRIDVDEPTVSMRFTINTSPFAGREGKIVQSRKIKDRLEKEALTNVAIQVEESEDRDSMIVKGRGEFQLAIIIETMRREGFELGVGRPEVIYKKEGGKLLEPMEHVYVDCDEAFMGVVTEKLSIRRGKLLNLVNNGSGRVRMEFSVPSRALIGYRDEFLTDTKGTGIMNSLFDGYGEYRGDFPTRFSGSLVCDRQGQAVPYALFNLEPRGRMFVRPGDAVYEGMIVGEHNRDNDIDINPCKEKKLTNMRASGKDEAIILTPVLPMTLEMALNFIRDDEMVEITPLNIRLRKIELSAQKRHSMVARKKKVEGK, from the coding sequence ATGCCCACCATGCAGAAAAATGACAATATCAGAAATATCGCGATCATCGCACACGTTGACCATGGCAAGACCACCCTGGTGGACGTCATGTTCCGACAGTCCGGAGTTTTCCGGGACAACCAGGCCATGGACGACCGCGTCATGGATTCCATGGATCTGGAGCGCGAACGCGGTATCACCATCGCCGCCAAGAATTGCTCCGTGCGCTGGAAAGGCGTGAAGATCAATATCGTCGACACCCCCGGCCACGCCGATTTTGGCGGGGAAGTGGAGCGCGCCCTGTCCATGGTCGACGGCGCGGTGCTGCTGGTGGACTCCTCCGAGGGCCCGCTGCCCCAGACCCGGTTCGTGCTCAAGAAAGCCCTGGACGCGAGCCTGCCCATTCTGGTCGTAGTCAACAAGATCGACCGCGCCGATGCCCGGCCGCAGGAAGTGCTGGACGAGGTCTACGACCTGTTCATCGATCTTGGCGCCGACGAGGACCAGCTCGAATTTCCGGTGCTTTACGCCATCGGCCGCGACGGTGTGGCCTCTCCGGTGCTTGATGAGCCTGGCAAGGATCTTTCCTGCCTCTTCGACCTCATCCTGGAGCACATCCCCGGCCCTCGTTTCGATCCTGCCGCACCCTTTCAGATGCTTGTCTCGGATCTGGGGTATTCGGATTACCTGGGTCGCCTGGTCATCGGCAAGATCAAGGCCGGCCTGCTGCAGGACAAGGCCGATCTTCTGTGCATGGGCGAAAACGACCAGCTCGCCTTCCGGCCGACCAAGGTGCAAGCCTACGAAGGAATGCAGCTCAAGGATCAGGCCGCCGTCGAGATGGGCGACATCGTGGTCATGGCCGGCCTGAACAAGGTCAGCATCGGCGACACCATCTGCCTGAAGGAAAGCCCGGTGCGCCTGAAGCGCATCGACGTGGACGAGCCCACCGTGTCCATGCGCTTCACCATCAACACCTCGCCTTTTGCCGGACGCGAGGGCAAGATCGTGCAGTCGCGCAAGATCAAGGACCGTCTCGAAAAAGAGGCCCTGACCAACGTGGCCATCCAGGTCGAGGAGAGCGAGGACAGGGACTCCATGATCGTCAAGGGTCGCGGTGAATTCCAGCTGGCCATCATCATCGAGACCATGCGCCGCGAAGGCTTCGAGCTGGGCGTCGGTCGTCCCGAGGTCATCTACAAGAAAGAAGGCGGCAAGCTCCTTGAGCCCATGGAACACGTTTACGTGGACTGCGACGAGGCCTTCATGGGCGTGGTCACGGAAAAACTGTCCATCCGCCGGGGCAAACTGCTCAATCTGGTCAACAACGGCAGCGGCCGCGTGCGCATGGAATTTTCCGTCCCGTCCCGCGCTCTCATCGGCTACCGGGACGAATTTCTGACCGACACCAAGGGCACGGGCATCATGAATTCCCTGTTCGACGGATACGGCGAGTACCGGGGCGATTTCCCGACCCGTTTTTCCGGTTCGCTGGTCTGCGACCGTCAGGGTCAGGCCGTGCCGTACGCGCTTTTCAATCTGGAGCCGCGCGGCCGGATGTTCGTGCGTCCCGGTGATGCGGTCTACGAGGGCATGATCGTCGGCGAGCACAACCGCGATAACGACATCGACATCAACCCCTGCAAGGAAAAAAAGCTGACCAACATGCGCGCCTCGGGCAAGGATGAGGCCATCATCCTCACCCCCGTGTTGCCCATGACCCTTGAAATGGCGCTCAATTTCATCCGCGACGACGAGATGGTCGAGATCACTCCCCTGAACATCCGCCTGCGCAAGATCGAGCTTTCGGCCCAGAAACGGCACAGCATGGTCGCGCGCAAGAAGAAGGTCGAAGGAAAATAG
- the phnE gene encoding phosphonate ABC transporter, permease protein PhnE — protein sequence MSAVNTRRAFKPNWLARLGWLAVIGYCVLAFWSLDITWDRFVIGLENGAKFLGSMIPPNFERWKLLLGNLLETLEIAVIASAFGVAFSLPIGLAASRNLMPTWATWPARILIAICRSFHPVIFAILFVKAVGFGPLAGILTLIFASIGFIGKLFAEAIEEISLKPVEACRAAGAPFMSVILYAVLPQVLNRFIGFATYQFDANIRNSTMVGIVGAGGIGGTLFAAFQRFDYDFLAAILISIIILVMLGEYLASIVKAVFND from the coding sequence ATGAGCGCGGTCAACACCAGAAGAGCCTTCAAGCCCAACTGGCTTGCGCGCCTTGGGTGGCTCGCCGTGATCGGCTATTGCGTGCTCGCGTTCTGGTCCCTGGACATCACCTGGGACCGTTTCGTGATCGGCCTTGAGAATGGCGCGAAATTCCTGGGGAGCATGATTCCGCCCAATTTCGAGCGCTGGAAGCTGTTGCTGGGCAACCTTCTGGAGACGCTTGAAATCGCGGTGATCGCCTCGGCGTTCGGCGTGGCCTTCTCCCTGCCCATCGGCCTGGCCGCCTCGCGCAACCTGATGCCGACCTGGGCGACCTGGCCGGCCCGCATTCTCATTGCCATCTGCCGCTCCTTTCATCCGGTCATCTTTGCCATCCTGTTCGTGAAGGCGGTGGGATTCGGCCCGCTGGCGGGCATCCTGACCCTGATCTTCGCGTCCATCGGCTTCATCGGCAAGCTCTTCGCCGAAGCCATCGAGGAGATTTCCCTCAAGCCGGTGGAGGCCTGTCGGGCCGCCGGAGCCCCGTTCATGAGCGTCATCCTGTATGCCGTGCTGCCGCAGGTGCTGAATCGCTTCATCGGGTTCGCCACATATCAGTTCGACGCGAACATCCGCAATTCGACCATGGTCGGAATCGTCGGCGCGGGCGGCATCGGCGGGACGCTGTTCGCGGCGTTTCAGCGCTTCGACTACGACTTCCTGGCCGCGATCCTCATCTCGATCATCATCCTCGTCATGCTCGGGGAATACCTCGCATCCATAGTCAAGGCGGTGTTCAATGACTAG